In a single window of the Streptacidiphilus sp. P02-A3a genome:
- a CDS encoding acyl carrier protein → MTSTDSHQIEAAALPELIASFYRETLGDEALDTFSDFFEAGGDSLSAFQITARLQQAVGVEVPVALVFTYPSPEDLAMVVIADAGLS, encoded by the coding sequence ATGACCAGTACGGACAGCCACCAGATCGAAGCCGCAGCCCTCCCCGAGCTGATCGCCTCCTTCTACCGGGAGACGCTCGGCGACGAGGCGCTGGACACCTTCAGCGACTTCTTCGAGGCGGGCGGCGACTCACTCAGCGCCTTCCAGATCACCGCCCGGCTGCAACAGGCGGTCGGCGTGGAGGTCCCGGTCGCCCTGGTCTTCACCTACCCGTCGCCCGAGGACCTCGCCATGGTCGTCATCGCCGACGCCGGCCTGAGCTAG
- the ectB gene encoding diaminobutyrate--2-oxoglutarate transaminase, whose protein sequence is MDIAEDTETTGQDPLPEPEFKVFEELESEVRIYCRKFPAVFERAKGAELFAEDGRTFIDFFCGAGTLNYGHNNDFIKARVTEYLAADGIAHGLDMYTVAKREFLDAFADTVLRPRGLDYKAQFTGPTGTDAVEAALKLVRKQTGRSGLVAFTGAYHGMSRGSLAVTGSRRARRAGGVAGQDVTFVPYEDGPQGPFDSIGYLERLLADPSSGVDLPAAVIVEPTQLEGGVYPASAGWLRALRELTERHGILLILDEIQAGCGRSGRFFCFEHAGIIPDVVTLSKSLSGYGLPLSMVLFKRELDVWEPGEHTGTFRGNQLAFVAATAACALWRQEGFHTHLAAAIGRLDRFRGELDSLAQGLVTRGSGMALGIDLGAAGGPQRAERLQRYAFDRGLIVELCGRQDEVVKLLPPLTVDLAVLDRGLDVLRQGLQSI, encoded by the coding sequence ATGGACATCGCCGAGGACACCGAGACCACTGGCCAGGACCCGCTGCCGGAGCCTGAGTTCAAGGTCTTCGAGGAACTGGAGTCGGAGGTCCGGATCTACTGCCGCAAGTTCCCGGCAGTCTTCGAGCGGGCCAAGGGCGCCGAACTGTTCGCCGAGGACGGCCGGACGTTCATCGACTTCTTCTGCGGCGCGGGGACGCTCAACTACGGGCACAACAACGACTTCATCAAGGCCCGGGTGACCGAGTACCTGGCCGCCGACGGCATCGCGCACGGCCTGGACATGTACACCGTGGCCAAGCGGGAGTTCCTGGACGCCTTCGCCGACACCGTGCTGCGGCCCCGCGGGCTGGACTACAAGGCGCAGTTCACCGGTCCGACCGGTACCGACGCGGTGGAGGCCGCGCTCAAGCTCGTCCGCAAGCAGACCGGCCGTTCCGGCCTGGTCGCCTTCACCGGGGCGTACCACGGCATGTCGCGCGGTTCGCTCGCGGTGACCGGTAGCCGCCGGGCCCGACGGGCGGGCGGCGTCGCCGGGCAGGACGTCACGTTCGTCCCCTACGAGGACGGCCCGCAGGGCCCGTTCGACTCGATCGGATACCTGGAGCGGCTGCTCGCCGACCCCTCCTCGGGCGTCGACCTGCCCGCCGCGGTGATCGTGGAGCCCACGCAGCTGGAGGGCGGCGTCTACCCGGCGAGCGCCGGGTGGCTGCGCGCCCTGCGCGAACTCACCGAGCGGCACGGGATCCTGCTGATCCTCGACGAGATCCAGGCAGGCTGCGGCCGCTCCGGCCGGTTCTTCTGCTTCGAGCACGCCGGGATCATCCCGGACGTGGTGACCCTCTCCAAGTCGCTCAGCGGGTACGGGCTTCCGCTGTCCATGGTGCTGTTCAAGCGGGAGTTGGACGTCTGGGAGCCGGGTGAGCACACCGGGACCTTCCGTGGCAACCAGCTGGCCTTCGTCGCCGCCACCGCGGCCTGCGCGCTGTGGCGGCAGGAGGGCTTTCACACCCACCTCGCCGCCGCCATCGGGCGGCTCGACCGGTTCCGCGGCGAACTGGACTCTCTGGCACAGGGACTGGTGACGCGCGGGAGCGGCATGGCGCTCGGCATCGACCTCGGCGCGGCCGGCGGCCCGCAGCGCGCCGAGCGCCTGCAGCGGTACGCCTTCGATCGGGGGCTGATCGTCGAACTGTGCGGTCGCCAGGACGAGGTGGTGAAGCTGCTGCCTCCGCTGACCGTCGATCTCGCGGTCCTCGACCGCGGCCTCGACGTGCTGCGGCAGGGCCTGCAGTCGATCTGA
- a CDS encoding amino acid adenylation domain-containing protein, translating to MTARTSYVDAIAAHAAHAPGAPALVTADTVLTYRELVYRIEKLAVGLAARGVGPEQVCAVAVERGPQAVAAMAAVSRAGGAFLTLDVDAPPLRLQAMADSARATFLVTTAALAAKLDLTVPGPTALIDEEEGPRAAARRPLPDIAPRSLAYVAHTSGSTGTPNAVLIEHRGLTNYLRFVVRDYGLGPHTTALQLAPLGYDASIRDTFAPLVAGARLVLADRSVLLRAEGFADTVRQFGVDTVLSATPSLLTFLTRHEGIAEQLRGLRLTVSSGESLRPFLTAGGHRVLGGRLVNQYGPTECTMTSTRLRLPEEPETGADLIGTPIDGSSVRLLDAGLAPVPDGEVGEIHIAGAGVARGYGGRPALTADRFLPDPAGPPGARMYRTGDLARRRPDRTLEYLGRSDRQIKIRGYRVDPAEIEGELLGHPAVTGAVVTASTDDQGRTYLVAHVAGPTAEVADSALRTHLARTLPFHLMPRRFVRIDRVPTTSTGKADHRALSSPDTTTGPRPRPDLGDVRAAADRIAAQVRRTPLLVLDALPGILLKAEHLQHGGSFKVRGATNAMAGATAAGIVTGSSGNHGIAVARNGRALGVPVTVVMAAGASEDKERVIRSLGARVVRVDGGVAEREQRALACAERTGALFVPSSDQELVVAGQGTVGLEIFEDAPEVDTVFVPTGGGGLLAGICLAARAARRPVRIVGVEPTGANRYARSLAAGRPVAVPPSATVADGLRGQRPGAVPFPIIRDRVDALVDVSDQEILRAMRLLHGAGVAAEASGSVALAGALSEAGRPLWGSRVAVVVSGGNTPAALAAGLYARPGDRPPGEPA from the coding sequence GTGACCGCGCGGACCAGCTACGTCGACGCGATCGCCGCGCACGCCGCCCACGCTCCCGGGGCGCCCGCCCTGGTCACCGCGGACACTGTCCTGACGTACCGTGAACTGGTCTACCGGATCGAGAAGTTGGCGGTGGGTCTGGCCGCGCGCGGGGTCGGTCCCGAGCAGGTCTGCGCGGTGGCGGTGGAGCGCGGCCCGCAGGCCGTGGCGGCGATGGCCGCCGTCTCCCGGGCCGGTGGGGCCTTCCTCACCCTGGACGTGGACGCGCCGCCGCTGCGGCTCCAGGCGATGGCCGACAGCGCCCGGGCCACCTTCCTCGTCACCACTGCCGCCCTCGCCGCCAAGCTCGATCTGACCGTCCCCGGGCCGACCGCGCTGATCGACGAGGAGGAAGGCCCCCGAGCGGCCGCGCGGCGCCCGCTGCCGGACATCGCGCCGCGTTCGCTGGCGTACGTGGCGCACACCTCCGGCTCGACCGGGACACCCAACGCGGTGCTGATCGAGCACCGCGGGCTCACCAACTACCTGCGGTTCGTGGTCCGCGACTACGGGCTCGGCCCGCACACCACCGCGCTCCAGCTGGCCCCGCTGGGCTACGACGCGTCCATCCGGGACACCTTCGCCCCGCTGGTCGCGGGCGCCCGGCTGGTCCTGGCGGACCGCTCGGTGCTGCTTCGCGCCGAGGGATTCGCCGACACGGTGCGGCAGTTCGGCGTGGACACGGTGCTCAGCGCCACCCCGTCGCTGCTCACCTTCCTGACCCGGCACGAGGGCATCGCCGAGCAACTGCGCGGCCTGCGGCTGACGGTCTCCAGCGGGGAGTCGCTGCGGCCCTTCCTCACCGCGGGCGGCCACCGGGTGCTCGGCGGCAGGCTGGTCAACCAGTACGGCCCGACCGAATGCACCATGACCTCCACCCGGTTGCGTCTGCCCGAGGAGCCGGAGACCGGCGCCGACCTGATCGGCACGCCCATCGACGGCAGCTCCGTCCGGCTGCTGGACGCCGGGCTCGCCCCGGTCCCGGACGGCGAGGTCGGCGAGATCCACATCGCCGGGGCCGGTGTGGCGCGCGGCTACGGCGGCCGTCCCGCGCTGACCGCCGACCGCTTCCTGCCCGACCCGGCGGGTCCGCCCGGTGCGCGGATGTACCGGACCGGCGACCTGGCCCGGCGGCGGCCCGACCGCACCCTGGAGTACCTCGGCCGCAGCGACCGGCAGATCAAGATCCGCGGCTACCGGGTGGACCCGGCCGAGATCGAGGGGGAACTGCTCGGACACCCCGCGGTGACCGGCGCCGTGGTCACCGCGTCGACCGACGACCAGGGCCGCACCTACCTGGTCGCCCACGTCGCCGGACCGACGGCCGAGGTGGCCGACTCCGCGCTGCGCACCCACCTGGCGCGGACCCTGCCGTTCCACCTGATGCCGCGCCGCTTCGTCCGGATCGACCGGGTGCCCACCACCAGCACTGGTAAGGCCGACCACCGCGCGCTGAGCTCACCGGACACCACGACAGGTCCACGGCCCCGGCCCGACCTGGGGGACGTCCGGGCGGCGGCCGACCGGATCGCCGCCCAGGTGCGGCGGACCCCGCTGCTGGTCCTCGACGCGCTGCCCGGCATCCTGCTCAAGGCCGAACACCTCCAGCACGGAGGTTCGTTCAAGGTCCGCGGCGCCACCAACGCGATGGCCGGAGCCACTGCGGCCGGGATCGTCACCGGCTCCTCGGGCAACCACGGCATCGCGGTCGCCCGCAACGGCCGGGCCCTGGGCGTCCCGGTCACCGTGGTGATGGCGGCGGGAGCCAGCGAGGACAAGGAGCGGGTCATCCGCTCACTGGGCGCGCGGGTGGTCCGGGTGGACGGTGGCGTGGCGGAACGCGAGCAGCGGGCCCTCGCCTGCGCGGAGCGGACCGGCGCGCTGTTCGTGCCCTCCTCCGACCAGGAGTTGGTGGTCGCGGGCCAGGGCACGGTCGGCCTGGAGATCTTCGAGGACGCGCCCGAGGTCGATACCGTCTTCGTTCCGACCGGCGGCGGCGGTCTGCTCGCCGGAATCTGCCTGGCCGCGCGGGCGGCCCGCCGCCCGGTGCGGATCGTCGGCGTCGAGCCGACCGGCGCCAACCGCTACGCCCGCTCGCTGGCCGCCGGACGACCGGTCGCCGTGCCGCCCTCGGCCACCGTCGCCGACGGGCTGCGCGGGCAGCGGCCAGGCGCGGTCCCGTTCCCGATCATCCGGGACCGGGTGGACGCCCTGGTCGACGTCTCCGACCAGGAGATCCTGCGGGCCATGCGGCTGCTGCACGGGGCGGGCGTCGCCGCCGAGGCCAGCGGCAGCGTCGCGCTGGCCGGAGCGCTCTCCGAGGCGGGCCGCCCGCTGTGGGGCAGCCGCGTCGCCGTCGTCGTGTCAGGGGGCAACACGCCCGCCGCCCTGGCCGCCGGGCTGTACGCCCGTCCCGGGGATCGGCCCCCGGGCGAACCGGCCTGA
- a CDS encoding response regulator transcription factor — protein MVAPDTAPAPGALRAAGPQVRVRSSDATARAAVEAKLLDAGLRLALTPNPSSRDVLVAVGDTVEGAIEACGPAFPGADERRLVVVADVLSRHGARQALRAGARAMVLSAEATPERLAAAVHSAHRDEGRLSHLVLARLLNGASEPTSPGRRPGTPQLTHRQLEVLRLMADGRGNEAIARTLRCSKHTVKNVIYELMGQLQVRNRAHAVAHAVRTGLI, from the coding sequence ATGGTGGCCCCCGACACGGCCCCGGCCCCGGGCGCCCTCCGCGCCGCCGGGCCGCAGGTGCGGGTGCGGTCGAGCGACGCCACGGCGCGCGCCGCGGTGGAGGCCAAGCTGCTGGATGCCGGGCTCCGGCTGGCCCTCACGCCGAATCCGTCCTCGCGGGACGTGCTGGTGGCCGTGGGTGACACCGTGGAGGGCGCGATCGAAGCCTGCGGGCCCGCCTTCCCTGGCGCCGACGAGCGGCGGCTGGTGGTGGTGGCCGACGTGCTGTCCCGCCACGGTGCCCGCCAGGCGCTGCGAGCGGGCGCACGGGCCATGGTGCTGTCCGCCGAGGCGACGCCGGAGCGACTGGCTGCCGCCGTCCACTCGGCCCACCGCGACGAGGGCCGACTGTCCCACCTGGTGCTGGCCCGTCTGCTCAACGGGGCGTCGGAGCCGACCAGTCCCGGACGGCGCCCGGGCACACCGCAATTGACCCACCGTCAACTTGAGGTGCTGCGGCTGATGGCGGACGGCCGCGGCAACGAGGCCATCGCCAGGACGCTCCGCTGCTCCAAGCACACCGTCAAGAACGTGATCTACGAGTTGATGGGACAGCTCCAGGTCCGGAACCGGGCCCACGCGGTCGCGCACGCCGTGCGAACCGGGCTGATCTGA
- a CDS encoding LuxR C-terminal-related transcriptional regulator encodes MGEPVKVSIVAQDPVLEAGTRSCLQYHGDIAVVLPGEPAQVAVMMVDRVTSRVIDAVRAAREADQRREIVLVATELAGGDAVQALAAGARGLLRRSEATAERLASTVVAAAVGDCTLPPDLLDGLLEHGHGADALRAGAGVAERAGASLSEREQAVLRLVADGRETVEIAHELCYSPRTVTSVVHDVTHRFQLRNRAHAVAFALRAGLL; translated from the coding sequence ATGGGCGAACCGGTGAAAGTCAGCATTGTCGCGCAGGACCCCGTGCTGGAGGCGGGTACGCGGAGCTGCCTCCAGTACCACGGCGACATCGCGGTGGTACTGCCCGGGGAACCGGCGCAGGTCGCGGTCATGATGGTGGACCGGGTGACCTCGCGGGTGATCGACGCGGTGCGGGCCGCGCGGGAGGCGGACCAGCGCCGGGAGATCGTGCTGGTCGCCACAGAACTGGCGGGCGGCGACGCGGTGCAGGCATTAGCGGCGGGCGCCCGCGGGCTGCTGCGCCGTTCCGAGGCCACCGCCGAGCGCCTGGCGTCGACGGTGGTGGCGGCCGCCGTCGGCGACTGCACGCTGCCGCCGGACCTGCTGGACGGGCTCCTTGAGCACGGCCACGGGGCCGACGCCCTCAGGGCGGGCGCGGGGGTGGCGGAGCGCGCCGGGGCGTCGCTGTCGGAGCGGGAGCAGGCGGTCCTGCGGCTGGTCGCCGACGGCCGGGAGACCGTGGAGATCGCACACGAGCTGTGCTACTCGCCCCGCACCGTGACCAGCGTGGTGCACGACGTCACCCATCGGTTCCAGCTCCGCAACCGCGCCCACGCGGTGGCCTTCGCACTGCGGGCGGGGCTGCTGTGA
- a CDS encoding lantibiotic dehydratase — protein MAGTTVPLGDKWQLWRQFALRGPGFPADGVLRLAVPELVRAADALGPRAALTGPAWKAFEAAFAEAAVDSARELQRIAARPDFQAAVAWQNRAVVGRAVEPFVRWEPSVAGRTSSHRQREELVAHYWQRFCVKNDTIGFFGPVGWGELDPERPGVTVEPGAGLLSRTEVYFSSWSIDELVKVLNADPGLRDWVAPRRMPYLRISETEALLPGRPPQPATDLELAALRLCDGRRPVREIRRELADRAAPPEVEQLLEQLVRRRWIVRKLEVPAGTHPERHLRDWLERVGDETARRRGLRLLEALERGRARVAAAAAGPELTEALAALESDFRELTDAAATREKGGSTAPCRTLVYADSIRSATATVGAEVLRALAPLDLLLTSATWLTSRLASRVLTLAEQVHDRLSAAGGESIDLASFWFACMPVLHGDAVAEAAALQHEFWQRWSAVLRLPERSGNVTVASADIAEAVRGAFDERSAGWTAARYLSPDVMLAADGREALERGEFELVVGELHVATNTLGASLFVHQHPAPDELFEQTSRDHPQPRLMPLLPKEHRARLSTRVRHALVRPEDYQVALLDHGADPQRERTVASADAVVERQDGRLVVRLPDGAVFGVLDVFAHVLTTLVIDLCRLLPEADHTPRITVDRLVLARETWRYVGAALDCAQDKSEARRFVRVRRWHAATGLPRFVFVTAPTEPRPFFVDFDSPAYVSLFAKAVRRLTRQDPQGRLTVTEMLPTPEQTWLTDDQGNRYTSELRFVVLDD, from the coding sequence ATGGCCGGGACAACCGTCCCGCTGGGGGACAAGTGGCAGCTGTGGCGGCAGTTCGCACTGCGCGGGCCGGGCTTCCCGGCTGACGGGGTGCTGCGGCTGGCCGTGCCCGAGCTGGTCAGGGCGGCCGACGCCCTGGGGCCGCGGGCCGCGCTGACCGGGCCCGCCTGGAAGGCCTTCGAGGCAGCCTTCGCCGAGGCGGCGGTGGACAGTGCCCGGGAACTGCAGCGGATCGCCGCCCGGCCGGACTTCCAGGCCGCGGTGGCCTGGCAGAACCGCGCCGTGGTCGGCCGCGCCGTGGAGCCGTTCGTGCGCTGGGAGCCGAGCGTGGCCGGGCGGACCAGCAGCCACCGGCAGCGTGAGGAGCTGGTGGCGCACTACTGGCAGCGGTTCTGCGTCAAGAACGACACCATCGGCTTCTTCGGCCCGGTCGGCTGGGGCGAACTCGACCCGGAGCGGCCCGGAGTGACGGTCGAGCCCGGAGCGGGCCTGCTTTCCCGGACCGAGGTGTACTTCTCCAGCTGGTCGATCGACGAACTCGTGAAGGTGCTGAACGCCGACCCGGGACTGCGCGACTGGGTGGCCCCGCGCCGCATGCCCTACCTGCGGATCAGCGAGACCGAGGCCCTGCTGCCCGGTCGGCCCCCGCAACCGGCCACCGACCTGGAGCTGGCCGCCCTGCGGCTGTGCGACGGCCGCCGCCCGGTCCGGGAGATCCGGCGGGAACTGGCCGACCGGGCCGCGCCACCGGAGGTCGAGCAGCTGCTGGAGCAGCTGGTCCGGCGGCGCTGGATCGTGCGCAAGCTTGAGGTTCCGGCCGGTACCCACCCCGAGCGCCACCTGCGCGACTGGCTGGAGCGGGTCGGCGACGAGACGGCGCGGCGCCGCGGCCTGCGCCTGCTGGAGGCGCTCGAACGCGGACGGGCCAGGGTCGCCGCGGCGGCGGCCGGACCGGAGCTGACCGAGGCGCTGGCCGCCCTGGAGTCCGACTTCCGGGAACTGACCGACGCGGCGGCGACCCGAGAGAAGGGCGGGAGCACGGCGCCCTGCCGGACCCTGGTCTACGCCGACAGCATCCGGTCCGCCACGGCGACGGTCGGCGCCGAGGTCCTGCGGGCCCTGGCACCGCTGGACCTGCTGCTGACCAGCGCCACCTGGCTCACCTCCCGGCTGGCGTCCCGGGTGCTGACCCTGGCCGAGCAGGTCCACGACCGGCTGAGCGCGGCCGGTGGCGAATCGATCGACCTGGCGTCGTTCTGGTTCGCCTGCATGCCCGTCCTGCACGGCGACGCGGTCGCCGAGGCGGCCGCCCTCCAGCACGAGTTCTGGCAGCGCTGGTCCGCGGTCCTGCGCCTGCCGGAGCGGAGCGGCAACGTCACGGTCGCCTCGGCGGACATCGCCGAGGCGGTGCGGGGCGCCTTCGACGAGCGGTCCGCGGGCTGGACCGCGGCCCGCTACCTCAGCCCGGACGTGATGCTGGCCGCCGACGGCCGGGAGGCCTTGGAGCGCGGCGAGTTCGAGCTGGTGGTCGGCGAGCTGCACGTGGCCACCAACACGCTCGGCGCCTCGCTCTTCGTCCACCAGCACCCGGCCCCGGACGAACTGTTCGAGCAGACCAGCCGGGACCACCCGCAGCCGAGGCTGATGCCGCTGCTGCCCAAGGAGCACCGCGCCCGACTCTCCACCCGGGTCCGACACGCCCTGGTCCGGCCCGAGGACTACCAGGTCGCCCTGCTCGACCACGGCGCCGACCCGCAGCGGGAGCGGACCGTGGCCAGCGCCGACGCGGTGGTGGAGCGGCAGGACGGCCGACTGGTGGTCCGGCTGCCCGACGGAGCGGTCTTCGGCGTGTTGGACGTCTTCGCGCACGTCCTGACCACCCTGGTGATCGATCTGTGCCGACTGCTGCCCGAGGCCGACCATACCCCCCGGATCACCGTGGACCGGCTGGTGCTGGCCCGGGAGACCTGGCGGTACGTCGGTGCCGCCCTCGACTGCGCCCAGGACAAGAGCGAGGCGCGCCGCTTCGTGCGGGTCCGCCGCTGGCACGCCGCGACCGGGCTGCCCAGGTTCGTCTTCGTCACCGCGCCGACCGAACCCCGGCCGTTCTTCGTGGACTTCGACAGTCCGGCGTACGTCAGCCTGTTCGCCAAGGCGGTTCGCCGCCTCACCCGCCAGGACCCGCAGGGCCGTCTGACGGTCACGGAGATGCTGCCCACCCCGGAGCAGACCTGGCTCACCGACGACCAGGGCAACCGCTACACCAGCGAACTGCGCTTCGTCGTCCTCGACGACTGA
- a CDS encoding lantibiotic dehydratase: protein MSEPILLPDGGWRLWRHFALRGPGFPVTGVLRLAPQGLAEAADRFGAGAELAGADWRTFEAAFADAAVDTARELQTIARRSDFRAAVAWQNRAVLRSGIAPFLAWTPSAAGRTSMPRQREELVAHYWQRFCVKNDTIGFFGPVGWATLDPELRGVEVDCGTGLITRSEVFFSSWSIDELARTLDRDPALRLWLAPRRLPYLRFGEAEVRIPGRPAQPVSALEHQVLLRCDGVRPAREIQRELADQAAPETVEQVLEQLVRRRWIAWRLEIPATTYPERHLRRTLEGIGDPAVREPALAGLAVLERGRDRVQAAGTDAEELVSALAALEGDFADLADAPAQRAKGTRTAPNRALVYADCRRSATARVGSAVLEALTPLELCLTASRWMTDRFAEVVGARIAEAYQRLRAQQRTVDLGSLWFECLPAPHSRSIADIDAIQAELRERWAAIIGAPEDARRVERTSADIADQVRKAFGDPGTGWSLSRYASPDVMLIAEGLQAVERGEFTLVLGELHVAMNTLGASLFVSQHPDRDELIAETTADFPGPRLIPMLPKELPLIRWSARSRPALERPHDYYVALVDHTADPHRPRTVRCADVSVEEREGRLVAELPDGAVFDLLDVFCHAMTNRVMDRFRIRPDDDHSPRVTVDKMVLSRETWRVAAGQLPFATEKNEARRFVRARHWQAATGLPRHVFVVSPAEPRPFYVDFDSPVYVNILAKAIRRLAARDPQARLTVSEMLPTPEQAWLTDDQGHRYSSELRLVAVDRLKVPGGAT, encoded by the coding sequence ATGAGTGAGCCCATCCTGCTGCCCGACGGCGGCTGGCGCCTGTGGCGGCACTTCGCGCTGCGCGGCCCGGGGTTCCCGGTGACCGGGGTGCTGCGCCTGGCACCGCAGGGCCTGGCCGAGGCCGCCGACCGGTTCGGCGCCGGAGCGGAACTGGCCGGGGCCGACTGGCGGACCTTCGAGGCCGCCTTCGCCGACGCGGCCGTGGACACCGCCAGGGAGCTGCAGACGATCGCCCGCCGATCCGACTTCCGGGCCGCGGTGGCCTGGCAGAACCGGGCCGTGCTGCGTTCCGGGATCGCGCCGTTCCTCGCCTGGACACCGAGTGCGGCGGGCCGCACCAGCATGCCGCGCCAGCGCGAGGAACTGGTGGCGCACTACTGGCAGCGGTTCTGCGTCAAGAACGACACCATCGGCTTCTTCGGCCCGGTCGGCTGGGCCACCCTCGACCCGGAGCTGCGCGGCGTCGAGGTGGACTGCGGCACCGGCCTGATCACCCGCTCCGAGGTCTTCTTCTCCAGCTGGTCGATCGACGAGCTGGCCAGGACCCTGGACCGCGATCCGGCCCTGCGCCTCTGGCTGGCGCCGCGCCGACTGCCGTACCTGCGCTTCGGAGAGGCGGAGGTACGGATCCCGGGGCGCCCCGCGCAGCCGGTGTCCGCGTTGGAGCACCAGGTGCTGCTGCGCTGCGACGGGGTGCGCCCGGCCCGGGAGATCCAGCGGGAGCTGGCCGACCAGGCCGCGCCGGAGACGGTCGAGCAGGTGCTGGAGCAACTCGTCCGGCGGCGCTGGATCGCCTGGCGGCTGGAGATCCCCGCCACCACGTACCCGGAGCGCCACCTGCGCCGGACCCTGGAGGGGATCGGCGACCCGGCGGTCCGCGAACCCGCCCTGGCCGGGCTCGCCGTGCTGGAACGCGGACGGGACCGGGTGCAGGCCGCCGGGACCGACGCGGAGGAACTCGTCTCCGCGCTCGCCGCCCTGGAGGGCGACTTCGCCGACCTGGCGGACGCCCCGGCGCAGCGCGCGAAGGGCACGCGGACGGCGCCGAACCGCGCCCTCGTGTACGCGGACTGCAGGCGCTCGGCCACCGCCCGGGTCGGCAGTGCGGTGCTGGAGGCCCTCACCCCGCTGGAGCTGTGCCTGACCGCCTCCCGCTGGATGACCGACCGGTTCGCCGAGGTCGTCGGCGCCCGGATCGCCGAGGCGTACCAGCGGCTGCGCGCCCAGCAGCGGACGGTCGACCTGGGCTCGCTCTGGTTCGAGTGCCTGCCCGCCCCGCACAGCCGATCCATCGCCGACATCGACGCCATCCAGGCGGAGCTGCGCGAGCGCTGGGCGGCCATCATCGGCGCCCCGGAGGACGCCCGGCGGGTGGAGCGGACCTCGGCCGACATCGCCGACCAGGTCCGCAAGGCGTTCGGGGACCCGGGCACCGGATGGTCGCTGTCCCGCTACGCCAGCCCGGACGTGATGCTCATCGCGGAGGGCCTCCAGGCCGTCGAGCGGGGCGAGTTCACCCTGGTGCTCGGCGAGCTGCACGTCGCGATGAACACCCTTGGCGCCTCGCTCTTCGTCAGCCAGCACCCGGACCGCGACGAGCTGATCGCGGAGACCACGGCGGACTTCCCCGGTCCGCGGCTGATCCCGATGCTGCCCAAGGAGCTGCCGCTGATCCGCTGGTCCGCGCGCAGCCGCCCCGCCCTGGAGCGCCCGCATGACTACTACGTCGCGCTGGTGGACCACACGGCCGACCCGCACCGTCCGCGCACCGTCCGCTGCGCCGACGTGTCGGTCGAGGAGCGGGAGGGCCGACTGGTCGCCGAACTGCCCGACGGCGCGGTGTTCGACCTGCTGGACGTCTTCTGCCACGCGATGACCAACCGGGTGATGGACCGCTTCCGGATCCGTCCGGACGACGACCACTCACCTCGGGTCACCGTCGACAAGATGGTCCTCTCCCGTGAGACCTGGCGCGTCGCCGCCGGACAGCTGCCCTTCGCCACCGAGAAGAACGAGGCGCGGCGCTTCGTCCGGGCCCGCCACTGGCAGGCCGCGACCGGGCTCCCGCGACACGTGTTCGTGGTCTCGCCCGCCGAACCCCGACCGTTCTACGTGGACTTCGACAGCCCGGTGTACGTCAACATCCTCGCCAAGGCGATCCGCCGACTGGCCGCCCGGGACCCGCAGGCCCGACTGACCGTCTCCGAGATGCTGCCCACTCCGGAGCAGGCCTGGCTCACCGACGACCAGGGCCACCGGTACAGCTCCGAACTGCGCCTGGTCGCGGTCGACCGCCTCAAGGTCCCGGGCGGCGCCACGTGA
- a CDS encoding ornithine carbamoyltransferase gives MSRPLRRHLISIDDLGFEEMHRIVQRGADFAAGRLEDARPLHDAVVGILFRRTSTRTRTAFSAGTLRLGGRLISYGPGDLQENTGEAVEDTAAVLSRMLDVLVARTAGSEAELRAFAAQRQMAVINAMSAAEHPTQALADLTTLLRRFGRIDGLRVLYAGEGNNTASALTLALSRYPGTELHLRTPSGYGVEQRYLDRAAEYAAGSGALVAQRHDMADLPEVDVVYTTRWQTTGTTKADPEWRRDFEPFQVDKAVMDAGAGALFMHDLPAHRGDETTAEVLEGPASIAFEQAENKYHSARAVLEWCVGGGPAGDGDE, from the coding sequence ATGTCCCGTCCGCTACGCCGCCACCTGATCTCGATAGACGACCTCGGCTTCGAGGAGATGCACCGCATCGTGCAGCGGGGCGCCGACTTCGCCGCCGGCCGCCTTGAGGACGCCCGCCCGCTGCACGACGCGGTGGTGGGCATCCTGTTCCGCAGGACCTCCACCCGCACCCGCACCGCCTTCTCGGCCGGCACACTGCGCCTGGGCGGCCGGTTGATCAGCTACGGCCCCGGCGACCTGCAGGAGAACACCGGGGAGGCGGTCGAGGACACCGCCGCCGTGCTGTCCCGGATGCTGGACGTCCTGGTCGCCAGGACCGCCGGCAGCGAGGCCGAACTGCGGGCCTTCGCCGCCCAGCGGCAGATGGCCGTGATCAACGCGATGAGCGCCGCCGAGCACCCCACCCAGGCGCTCGCCGACCTCACCACGCTGCTCCGCCGGTTCGGGAGGATCGACGGTCTGCGGGTGCTCTATGCCGGGGAGGGCAACAACACCGCCTCGGCACTGACGCTGGCGCTGTCCCGCTACCCCGGTACCGAACTGCACCTGCGCACCCCGAGCGGCTACGGGGTCGAGCAGCGCTACCTCGACCGGGCCGCCGAGTACGCGGCCGGCAGCGGCGCGCTGGTGGCGCAGCGCCACGACATGGCCGACCTGCCCGAGGTCGACGTGGTCTATACCACTCGTTGGCAGACCACCGGCACCACGAAGGCCGACCCCGAATGGCGGCGTGACTTCGAGCCGTTCCAGGTGGACAAGGCCGTCATGGACGCCGGCGCGGGTGCGCTGTTCATGCACGACCTGCCCGCGCACCGCGGCGACGAGACGACCGCCGAGGTACTCGAAGGACCGGCCTCGATCGCCTTCGAGCAGGCCGAGAACAAGTACCACAGCGCCCGTGCGGTGCTGGAGTGGTGCGTCGGCGGCGGCCCCGCGGGAGACGGCGATGAGTGA